A single region of the Xenopus laevis strain J_2021 chromosome 4L, Xenopus_laevis_v10.1, whole genome shotgun sequence genome encodes:
- the LOC121402966 gene encoding uncharacterized protein LOC121402966 isoform X1, producing the protein MGGGEAAPNPEEEGRRGSEHGQAWGPEHSQAPATRGGGSFRFRGNNRPVFEQRNPQRGWGHRGCQQWNGNGFNAMWEGEGCNADYGGYDNNYEFFPAHRQWYNQRMPGWAMGQEFPYWESYRVPSLQFRDREEEESWLQWRRERTQRQEEEAGPSTRREKEAYPTNTRMQKEDTSTQRPVVATAAREAPMARCGSAVNILVIGHSFIFWAEKHAAGQQLGLPKEHMKLAWQGWRGMRWEQLKGRFYNALHRFNFVHLVIIHTGGNDLTSKKTPALIENMRADLSEMLENRKVGGLAWSDIIQRSNWRGAISPKGVEKARKKVNRAMHKFMCSFGKGIIRHDNIRSKQHQFFREDGVHLSSEGLDLFLGNIGSFIQEWWKSQEV; encoded by the exons atgggggggggggaagccgcCCCCAACCCTGAGGAGGAGGGACGCAGAGGATCAGAACACGGCCAAGCATGGGGTCCTGAACATTCCCAAGCCCCAGCGaccaggggaggggggagtttcAGATTTAGGGGAAACAACAGACCTGTTTTTGAGCAACGGAACCCCCAGAGGGGATGGGGTCACAGGGGCTGCCAACAGTGGAACGGAAACGGTTTTAATGCCATGTGGGAGGGGGAGGGTTGTAATGCTGACTATGGAGGTTATGACAATAATTATGAATTTTTTCCTGCACATAGGCAATGGTATAACCAGAGGATGCCTGGATGGGCAATGGGACAAGAGTTTCCATATTGGGAGAGTTATCGGGTGCCGAGTCTCCAGTTTAGAGACAGGGAGGAAGAGGAGAGCTGGTTGCAGTGGAGGAGAGAAAGAACACAAAGACAAGAGGAGGAGGCAGGCCCATCAACAAGGAGGGAAAAAGAAGCCTATCCAACAAATACAAGGATGCAGAAAGAGGATACAAGCACACAGAGACCAGTCGTGGCAACCGCTGCAAGGGAGGCACCTATGG CAAGGTGTGGATCTGCTGTCAACATATTGGTCATAGGGCACTCATTTATTTTTTGGGCCGAAAAGCATGCAGCAGGGCAACAGCTGGGGTTACCAAAGGAACACATGAAGTTGGCATGGCAGGGTTGGAGAGGTATGAGATGGGAGCAGCTAAAAGGTAGGTTCTATAACGCGCTCCATCGATTTAATTTCGTGCATTTAGTTATAATTCATACAGGGGGAAACGATCTCACGTCAAAAAAGACTCCAGCACTCATAGAAAACATGAGGGCCGACTTGTCGGAGATGCTGGAAAACAGGAAGGTCGGGGGGTTAGCTTGGTCAGACATTATACAGAGGAGCAATTGGAGGGGGGCAATTTCACCCAAAGGAGTGGAGAAAGCTAGAAAGAAAGTGAACCGGGCCATGCATAAATTCATGTGTTCCTTTGGAAAAGGTATCATAAGGCACGACAACATAAGAAGTAAACAACACCAGTTCTTTAGGGAAGATGGAGTTCATCTGTCAAGTGAAGGTTTGGATCTGTTTTTAGGGAACATCGGGTCATTTATTCAGGAGTGGTGGAAGTCACAGGAGGTATAG